A window of the Bdellovibrio sp. ZAP7 genome harbors these coding sequences:
- a CDS encoding DUF3300 domain-containing protein, with translation MRLEFSAAVCIVLLIGLATRAAPEAKDTKEQTPAAATTVIWPRDVETAAKEKITVFQPQVESLDNNVITARAAFKYQKDGKDSYGSFLLKASTLIDKGDDTLTLQTIKVTDLQFPENAAKREELKARLEKSLNGKNYVIPYHNVVSNLDAFSSNKKRKSPELKNDPPQVIFATQPSLLIMISGEPVIGPAGKEKNVQRVVNTSALILKNSDKEYYLWALGKWFSAPSATGPFNVTKSEPSSKFVMAKEELLKAKTVDPLEGRTSDGNSIFPPGVTPKVFIATRPTELLQSEGTPKYSAVENTGLLYVSNSPNSIFLESSSQQFYTLISGRWFTAKALEGPWSFAKGKNLPKDFAKIPVTSQVAEVLVSVPGTPQAKEALITSQIPQTAQVPRTLKPKNLVCDGEIKWQKIPGTSMQYAENCNTPMLMLNPSLFYVVQDGVWFNSTTAKGPWDVSIAVPDQIYQIPPSSPLYYVTYVRVYGTNGEYVIVGYTPGYHGTFVSADGTIVYGTGYAYSAYTSSSAWYPPPYTYGFGVGYGWGYDAGFYMGFSMGAVMYPWGWGSCCWGPTYVNINVDNTYHNWGKRTVITGSGGHGVAINTIGNTKFARGLDSNTVYAGHDGSVYRRNGKGDWSKYNGPDTWTPVSKPDNIQNLERSHEGRAPQQQPRQPAADMQRTGGGAPALHGGGGMRASGGFRGGGGGFRR, from the coding sequence ATGAGACTGGAGTTTTCAGCTGCTGTTTGCATTGTACTTTTAATTGGGCTAGCCACTCGTGCAGCTCCTGAAGCCAAAGATACCAAGGAGCAAACGCCTGCTGCCGCCACAACGGTCATCTGGCCGCGTGATGTAGAAACCGCAGCGAAAGAAAAAATCACTGTTTTTCAACCGCAAGTCGAATCCCTCGATAACAACGTCATCACCGCTCGTGCCGCCTTTAAATATCAAAAAGACGGCAAAGACTCCTATGGGTCCTTTCTGTTGAAAGCGAGCACTTTAATCGACAAGGGCGATGACACCCTGACACTGCAAACGATCAAGGTCACGGATCTGCAGTTTCCTGAGAACGCCGCCAAACGCGAGGAGCTGAAAGCGCGACTTGAGAAATCACTGAACGGCAAAAACTATGTAATCCCCTATCACAACGTGGTTTCAAATTTAGACGCTTTTTCCTCTAATAAAAAAAGAAAATCTCCGGAACTGAAAAATGATCCACCCCAGGTGATTTTTGCGACTCAGCCGAGCCTTTTAATTATGATTTCCGGCGAGCCGGTTATAGGGCCTGCTGGCAAAGAAAAAAACGTGCAGCGTGTGGTGAATACAAGTGCGCTGATTTTAAAAAACAGCGACAAGGAATATTACCTGTGGGCTTTGGGGAAATGGTTCTCGGCCCCCAGTGCGACGGGTCCTTTTAATGTGACCAAATCAGAACCCTCGTCAAAGTTTGTGATGGCCAAAGAGGAACTGTTAAAAGCAAAAACCGTAGATCCTTTGGAAGGCAGAACATCGGATGGAAATTCAATCTTCCCACCGGGCGTCACTCCTAAAGTCTTTATCGCGACTCGCCCGACGGAGCTTTTACAATCTGAAGGCACTCCCAAATATTCAGCGGTCGAAAACACGGGCCTGCTTTATGTTTCAAATTCTCCTAATTCCATCTTCTTGGAGTCTTCGTCTCAGCAGTTTTACACTTTGATTTCTGGGCGTTGGTTCACAGCGAAAGCCCTTGAAGGACCTTGGAGTTTTGCGAAAGGCAAAAACCTGCCAAAAGATTTTGCGAAAATTCCTGTGACCAGTCAGGTCGCCGAGGTTTTGGTATCAGTACCGGGAACTCCCCAAGCTAAGGAAGCTTTGATTACCAGTCAAATTCCTCAGACCGCGCAAGTGCCTCGCACTCTAAAACCAAAGAACTTGGTGTGCGATGGCGAAATCAAATGGCAAAAGATTCCTGGGACATCAATGCAGTATGCAGAAAATTGCAACACCCCGATGCTAATGTTGAATCCAAGTTTGTTCTATGTGGTTCAAGATGGTGTTTGGTTTAACTCGACGACGGCGAAAGGACCTTGGGACGTTTCGATCGCTGTTCCTGATCAGATTTATCAAATTCCACCGTCATCACCCTTGTATTACGTCACTTACGTGCGTGTTTACGGCACGAACGGAGAGTATGTGATTGTTGGCTATACGCCAGGGTATCACGGCACATTCGTTTCCGCTGACGGCACGATTGTGTATGGAACCGGTTATGCTTATAGCGCCTATACTTCTTCGTCTGCGTGGTATCCCCCACCCTATACTTACGGATTTGGCGTGGGGTATGGGTGGGGATACGATGCCGGATTTTACATGGGCTTTTCGATGGGCGCCGTGATGTATCCTTGGGGATGGGGATCTTGCTGCTGGGGTCCAACTTATGTAAACATCAATGTTGATAACACTTATCACAACTGGGGTAAACGCACGGTGATTACGGGCTCTGGGGGACATGGAGTTGCCATCAACACGATTGGCAACACTAAGTTTGCTCGTGGCCTTGATAGCAACACCGTTTACGCAGGACACGATGGCAGCGTGTATCGTCGTAATGGCAAAGGCGACTGGTCCAAATACAATGGTCCGGATACTTGGACCCCCGTCAGCAAACCCGACAACATTCAAAATTTAGAACGCTCCCACGAAGGCCGTGCGCCTCAACAACAACCCCGTCAACCAGCGGCTGACATGCAACGCACTGGTGGCGGTGCTCCCGCCCTTCACGGCGGTGGTGGCATGCGCGCAAGCGGTGGATTTCGTGGTGGCGGTGGTGGCTTTCGTCGTTAA
- a CDS encoding asparaginase domain-containing protein: protein MGTPVQDVVIITTGGTIEKTYNEFDGSLENRGTSIKNRILSKLRLPYTNILVYPLLSKDSLYMNDEDRALIAATVKDQMQRGCPIVLLHGTDTMHVSAEYCFKEIGTPKVPVVFTGAMIPMGFDDSDATQNVTEAMLAAKLLPPGFYISFHNQIFKVPNVRKNREKGTFEEIP, encoded by the coding sequence ATGGGAACTCCAGTACAAGACGTCGTCATTATCACTACCGGTGGCACGATTGAAAAGACTTACAACGAGTTTGATGGCTCGTTGGAAAATCGTGGCACCAGCATCAAGAATCGCATTCTTTCCAAGCTGCGTTTGCCTTACACCAATATTTTGGTTTATCCCCTGCTCAGCAAAGATTCACTTTACATGAACGATGAAGACCGCGCCCTGATTGCGGCGACAGTCAAAGATCAAATGCAACGTGGTTGCCCCATCGTTCTTTTGCACGGCACAGACACGATGCATGTGTCGGCTGAATACTGCTTTAAAGAAATCGGTACACCCAAAGTTCCTGTGGTTTTCACAGGCGCTATGATTCCGATGGGCTTTGATGACAGTGATGCGACACAAAATGTGACGGAAGCTATGCTGGCTGCCAAACTTTTGCCACCAGGATTCTACATCTCTTTCCATAATCAGATTTTCAAAGTCCCTAACGTTCGCAAAAATCGCGAAAAAGGCACCTTCGAAGAAATCCCCTGA
- a CDS encoding TolC family protein produces MFQFKMRNLAALALATIMTATAVAAPKAAPAPTSITINPRTLKTRLLESNIELAVQLNNVYKAKDSVDRARRNLLPGINLGAAIDSTFSFSLASVTMLLPFLLPSKWLDLRENQYLLNAQGEAYYIAQLNTYSSAYALYSTIQGDMELRAIIQYQYENYKKIEDMLQRAVNAGMREKSELMQAQAQTQLAKIQVSQMDVLILQEKAAIRDMLALPLSTDIKIEAFHIGSSPAEEQSMQTTIDQSLAKSPELRQLASMLKATEAAKWSAFWSFLTGATLGASRGPTGAFSDAEGAGSANFNFGNFLILKIGNRELDAIRLQKKQIDQDQIKIVETTVGSLRESQMQLNLARQAEANLEALYENEVKKFKMGMTDLLHVLNAGNSLTVAYTNRVKAQTSLDTLRVGLHRMMISDHFGLIKKCQVYKKGTGGLTGKLGKIFNPKKDTMSLDEACGQQVSEN; encoded by the coding sequence ATGTTTCAGTTCAAAATGAGAAATTTGGCAGCGCTTGCTCTTGCAACTATCATGACCGCAACAGCTGTTGCTGCACCAAAAGCTGCACCGGCACCAACTAGCATCACCATCAATCCACGCACTTTGAAAACACGCCTACTCGAAAGCAATATCGAATTGGCTGTTCAATTGAACAACGTTTACAAAGCGAAAGACAGCGTCGATCGCGCCCGCAGAAATCTGCTTCCAGGTATCAACCTGGGTGCGGCGATCGACAGCACGTTCAGCTTCTCGCTGGCGTCAGTAACGATGCTTTTGCCATTCTTGCTGCCAAGCAAATGGTTGGATCTTCGCGAAAACCAATATCTTTTGAATGCTCAAGGTGAAGCGTACTACATCGCTCAATTGAACACGTATTCTTCTGCATACGCATTGTACTCCACTATCCAAGGCGATATGGAACTTCGCGCGATCATTCAGTACCAATACGAAAACTACAAAAAAATCGAAGACATGCTTCAAAGAGCCGTGAATGCCGGCATGAGAGAAAAATCAGAGCTCATGCAAGCTCAGGCCCAAACTCAATTGGCTAAGATCCAAGTTTCCCAAATGGACGTTTTGATCCTTCAGGAAAAAGCGGCGATTCGCGACATGTTGGCGTTGCCTCTTTCCACGGATATCAAAATCGAAGCTTTCCATATTGGATCTTCTCCAGCAGAAGAACAATCCATGCAAACAACGATCGACCAATCTTTGGCTAAATCTCCAGAACTTCGTCAGCTGGCTTCTATGTTAAAAGCTACTGAAGCGGCTAAATGGAGTGCGTTCTGGTCCTTCCTTACGGGAGCAACTTTGGGTGCCTCTCGTGGACCAACGGGTGCGTTCTCTGATGCTGAGGGTGCAGGTTCTGCAAACTTCAATTTCGGTAACTTCTTGATCTTGAAAATCGGAAACCGCGAACTGGATGCGATTCGTTTGCAGAAAAAACAAATCGATCAGGACCAAATTAAAATCGTTGAGACAACTGTTGGATCTTTGCGCGAAAGCCAAATGCAATTGAACTTGGCTCGCCAGGCAGAAGCTAACTTGGAAGCTCTGTACGAAAATGAAGTTAAAAAATTCAAAATGGGTATGACAGATTTGTTGCACGTTTTGAATGCGGGCAACTCTTTGACAGTAGCGTACACTAATCGCGTAAAAGCTCAGACGAGCCTTGATACATTGCGCGTTGGTTTGCACCGCATGATGATCTCGGACCACTTCGGTTTGATCAAAAAATGCCAAGTGTATAAAAAAGGCACTGGCGGTTTGACAGGTAAATTGGGCAAAATCTTTAATCCCAAAAAAGATACCATGAGCCTTGATGAAGCTTGTGGCCAGCAAGTTAGCGAAAATTAG
- a CDS encoding STAS domain-containing protein, producing MEDQKSFNYSISHKNKMLVVSFSGEEMSPVVVPALEAVRAEILAKEEVVQVVFYFQNIDRISNEALASFAQLQRDVRAKPADLRLCSLKESLREKLLRMGVVRGLEVAEDLKSALLSFPRAA from the coding sequence TTGGAAGATCAGAAGTCGTTTAATTACAGTATAAGTCATAAAAACAAGATGCTTGTTGTTTCCTTTAGCGGCGAAGAAATGAGTCCCGTCGTGGTCCCAGCTTTGGAGGCCGTACGAGCTGAAATTCTTGCCAAAGAGGAAGTCGTTCAAGTCGTGTTTTATTTTCAAAACATCGATCGCATATCAAACGAGGCGCTGGCCAGTTTTGCCCAGCTACAAAGAGATGTGCGCGCTAAACCCGCAGATCTAAGGCTCTGTTCCCTTAAAGAGTCCTTGCGTGAAAAGCTATTGAGGATGGGTGTGGTCCGAGGACTTGAGGTTGCTGAAGATTTAAAGAGTGCCCTCTTGTCTTTCCCGCGGGCAGCCTGA
- a CDS encoding cytochrome b/b6 domain-containing protein produces the protein MKETNYSFRKYQPASLRWWHWLNALAILALLGTVLLRKTFLSWRTNAEFIKTKVEEGAGSVTPEVAESIAKGLRDLMWQWHYWIGFGLGALLLARILIGLFVVKKCPATQAVQSAAGLKEVPKTKRIGAVHYTLVKTGYALFYLFTLYMVLSGLLLYFKNDLGLAKDLTSFLKEVHEWLMWFFVAFVVGHIAGVFIAENRGDKGLTSDMINGGE, from the coding sequence ATGAAAGAAACTAACTATAGTTTTAGAAAATACCAACCTGCCAGCTTGCGCTGGTGGCACTGGTTGAACGCTTTGGCGATCCTGGCCTTGCTGGGCACGGTGCTTTTGCGCAAAACCTTTTTAAGCTGGCGCACGAATGCTGAATTCATCAAAACTAAAGTGGAAGAGGGCGCGGGTTCCGTAACCCCGGAAGTGGCAGAGTCTATCGCGAAAGGTCTTCGCGATTTGATGTGGCAATGGCACTACTGGATCGGTTTCGGGTTGGGAGCTTTGTTACTTGCCCGCATCCTGATTGGCTTGTTCGTCGTTAAAAAATGCCCGGCAACTCAAGCCGTGCAAAGTGCCGCGGGCCTTAAAGAGGTGCCAAAAACAAAGCGTATCGGGGCCGTTCACTACACTTTGGTGAAAACCGGTTACGCGTTATTTTATCTGTTCACCTTGTACATGGTTCTTTCCGGACTCCTATTGTATTTCAAGAACGACCTGGGGCTGGCAAAGGATCTAACCAGCTTCCTTAAAGAAGTGCATGAATGGTTGATGTGGTTCTTCGTGGCATTCGTGGTGGGTCATATCGCTGGCGTCTTCATCGCTGAAAACCGCGGTGATAAAGGCCTCACATCAGATATGATCAACGGTGGGGAATAA